A single Ketogulonicigenium vulgare WSH-001 DNA region contains:
- the lepA gene encoding translation elongation factor 4: MTELDHIRNFSIVAHIDHGKSTLADRLIQETGTVAGRDMKEQLLDSMDIERERGITIKANTVRIDYKADNGENYVLNLIDTPGHVDFAYEVSRSMRAVEGSLLVVDSTQGVEAQTLANVYQALDANHEIVPVFNKIDLPASEPARVAAQVEDVIGIDSSDAILVSAKTGVGIHEVLEAIVHRLPAPKGDPNAPLKAMLVDSWYDSYLGVVVLIRVMDGTIKKGDRIRMMATNAVYGVDRLAVLKPQMTDIAQLGPGEIGVFTASIKQVRDTRVGDTITHEKKGTTAALPGFKPAQPVVFCGLFPVDSAEFEDLRDAIEKLALNDASFSYEMETSAALGFGFRCGFLGLLHLEVIRDRLEREYNIDLITTAPSVVYHLFMRDGTQMDLHNPADMPDLTLVDHIEEPRIKATIMVPDDYLGDILKLCQDRRGVQLDLSYAGNRAMVVYDLPLNEVVFDFYDRLKSVTKGYASFDYQLSGYQEDSLVKMSILVNEEPVDALSMMVHRDRADMRGRAMVEKLKELIPRHMFKIPIQAAIGSKVIARETLSAMRKDVTAKCYGGDATRKRKLLDKQKAGKKKMRQFGKVDIPQEAFISALKMDS, from the coding sequence ATGACCGAGCTTGATCACATCCGCAATTTTTCCATCGTGGCCCATATCGACCACGGCAAATCCACGCTTGCTGACCGCCTGATTCAGGAAACTGGAACAGTTGCCGGACGCGACATGAAAGAGCAGCTGCTCGACTCGATGGATATCGAGCGCGAGCGCGGCATCACGATCAAGGCCAACACCGTCCGCATTGATTACAAGGCGGATAACGGCGAGAACTATGTTCTGAACCTGATCGACACCCCCGGACACGTCGACTTCGCCTATGAGGTCAGCCGTTCGATGCGCGCGGTCGAAGGATCGCTGCTGGTCGTCGATTCGACCCAAGGGGTCGAGGCGCAGACATTGGCCAACGTCTATCAGGCACTGGACGCGAACCACGAAATCGTGCCTGTCTTTAACAAGATCGACCTGCCCGCATCCGAACCCGCCCGCGTTGCCGCGCAGGTCGAGGATGTGATCGGCATCGATTCGTCCGATGCGATCCTTGTCTCTGCCAAAACCGGCGTCGGCATCCACGAGGTGCTAGAGGCCATCGTCCACCGCCTGCCCGCGCCCAAGGGTGACCCGAATGCGCCGCTGAAGGCAATGCTGGTCGATAGCTGGTATGACAGCTACCTTGGCGTTGTCGTGCTGATCCGCGTCATGGATGGCACGATCAAAAAGGGCGACCGCATCCGCATGATGGCAACGAACGCCGTCTACGGCGTCGACCGTCTGGCGGTGCTGAAACCGCAAATGACCGATATTGCCCAGCTTGGCCCGGGCGAGATCGGCGTGTTCACCGCCAGCATCAAACAGGTGCGCGACACCCGCGTCGGCGACACGATCACCCACGAGAAAAAGGGCACGACCGCCGCCCTGCCCGGCTTTAAGCCCGCGCAGCCTGTGGTGTTCTGCGGTCTGTTCCCGGTCGATTCGGCCGAATTCGAAGATCTGCGCGACGCGATCGAAAAGCTGGCGCTGAACGACGCCTCCTTCAGCTACGAGATGGAAACCTCGGCCGCGCTTGGCTTTGGCTTCCGCTGCGGCTTCTTGGGGCTTCTGCACCTTGAAGTTATCCGCGACCGGCTAGAGCGCGAATATAATATCGACCTGATCACGACTGCGCCTTCGGTGGTTTACCACCTCTTTATGCGGGACGGGACGCAGATGGATCTGCACAACCCCGCCGATATGCCCGACCTGACGCTGGTCGATCATATCGAAGAGCCGCGCATCAAGGCGACCATCATGGTGCCCGATGACTACCTCGGCGATATCCTGAAGCTGTGCCAAGATCGCCGCGGCGTACAGCTGGATCTGTCCTATGCGGGCAACCGCGCCATGGTCGTTTACGATCTGCCGCTGAACGAGGTCGTGTTCGATTTCTACGACCGCCTGAAATCGGTGACCAAGGGCTATGCCAGCTTTGACTATCAATTGTCGGGCTACCAAGAAGACAGCCTGGTCAAAATGTCGATTCTGGTGAACGAAGAGCCTGTCGATGCGCTCTCGATGATGGTGCACCGCGACCGCGCCGATATGCGTGGCCGCGCCATGGTCGAAAAGCTGAAAGAGCTGATCCCGCGCCATATGTTCAAGATCCCGATCCAGGCCGCCATCGGCAGCAAGGTCATCGCACGCGAGACCCTGTCCGCCATGCGCAAGGACGTGACGGCGAAATGTTACGGCGGCGATGCGACGCGCAAGCGTAAGCTGCTGGACAAGCAAAAAGCCGGCAAAAAGAAGATGCGCCAGTTCGGCAAGGTGGACATCCCGCAAGAGGCCTTTATCTCGGCCCTGAAGATGGACAGCTAA
- a CDS encoding glyoxalase superfamily protein, whose protein sequence is MDADTAPRFTDCSPILRMFDVDKAREFYLDFLGFGVTFEHRFHASAPLYMGIMRAGLTLHLSEHHGDASPGTTIFVKMQNIRAFHTELTDKRYRYNRPGLEQAPWGLTVEVHDPFGNRIRFCEQP, encoded by the coding sequence TTGGACGCCGATACCGCACCGCGCTTTACCGATTGCAGCCCGATCCTGCGCATGTTCGACGTCGATAAGGCCCGTGAGTTCTACTTGGATTTTCTAGGCTTTGGCGTCACGTTCGAACACCGCTTTCACGCGAGCGCGCCCCTTTACATGGGCATCATGCGCGCGGGGCTTACCCTGCATCTCAGCGAACATCACGGCGATGCCAGCCCCGGCACGACGATCTTTGTCAAAATGCAGAACATCCGCGCCTTTCATACCGAGCTGACGGACAAGCGCTATCGCTATAACCGCCCCGGTCTGGAACAGGCCCCCTGGGGCCTGACGGTTGAGGTGCATGACCCCTTCGGCAACCGCATCCGCTTTTGTGAGCAGCCATAA
- the rpmB gene encoding 50S ribosomal protein L28 produces MSRRCELTGKGPMVGNNVSHANNKTKRRFLPNLQDVTLQSDVLGRSFTLRVSAAGLRSVDHRGGLDAYLARAKDVELSDNALKLKKEIAKATAAVVAA; encoded by the coding sequence ATGTCGCGCCGTTGCGAATTGACCGGAAAAGGCCCGATGGTGGGCAACAATGTAAGCCACGCAAACAACAAGACCAAGCGTCGTTTCTTGCCGAATCTGCAAGATGTCACGCTGCAGTCGGATGTGCTGGGCCGTTCGTTCACGCTGCGCGTGTCGGCTGCTGGCCTGCGTTCGGTGGATCACCGCGGCGGTCTGGACGCCTATCTGGCCCGCGCCAAAGACGTTGAGCTGTCGGACAACGCGCTGAAGCTGAAAAAAGAAATCGCCAAGGCAACCGCTGCTGTCGTAGCTGCCTAA
- a CDS encoding alpha/beta hydrolase — protein MKTALKGKLQLLPETVFDGAHLHATHFAGAAGPNGQQLMVVFDYRKEGRAGFSAATHSSSYARQGYGQLSIRTAQNDWYLNGDTAALEAALPAIAARYTRVHLLGYSMGGFGALRFARALGAKRAVVISPQFSLDPGVAPFEGRYPPLAVTDDLGRHGTADLQGMILFDPFVPEDRAHAALIGRAFPGLSRLLLPFGGHPAIRTLRATRAQWWVQRAAALGWDDAPSIRGAHRDARRLSQGYWLRLAAQAARLGHSALGDVARARAAALLPVAGDAEGGEST, from the coding sequence ATGAAAACCGCGCTCAAGGGAAAATTGCAGCTATTGCCAGAGACCGTCTTTGACGGAGCGCATCTGCATGCGACGCATTTTGCGGGGGCGGCGGGGCCGAACGGACAGCAGCTGATGGTGGTCTTTGATTACCGCAAAGAGGGGCGCGCGGGTTTTTCCGCCGCGACCCATTCCAGCAGCTATGCGCGCCAAGGCTATGGGCAATTGTCGATCCGCACGGCGCAGAATGACTGGTATCTGAACGGCGATACGGCGGCGCTAGAGGCGGCTTTGCCCGCCATCGCGGCGCGCTATACGCGGGTGCATCTGCTGGGCTATTCCATGGGCGGCTTTGGCGCGCTGCGCTTTGCACGGGCGCTGGGGGCAAAGCGGGCGGTGGTGATCTCGCCGCAATTCTCGCTCGATCCCGGGGTGGCGCCGTTCGAGGGGCGTTATCCGCCCCTCGCCGTCACCGATGATCTGGGGCGGCACGGGACAGCGGATTTGCAGGGCATGATTCTGTTCGATCCCTTTGTCCCCGAGGATCGCGCGCATGCCGCGCTGATCGGGCGGGCGTTCCCCGGCCTTTCGCGGCTGCTGCTGCCCTTTGGCGGGCATCCGGCGATCCGGACATTGCGCGCGACGCGGGCGCAATGGTGGGTGCAGCGGGCGGCGGCATTGGGATGGGATGATGCGCCCTCGATCCGGGGGGCGCATCGCGATGCGCGGCGCCTGTCGCAGGGCTATTGGCTGCGGCTGGCGGCACAGGCGGCGCGCCTTGGGCATAGTGCGCTGGGCGATGTTGCGCGCGCGCGGGCGGCCGCGCTTTTGCCGGTCGCAGGTGACGCTGAAGGCGGGGAATCGACTTGA
- a CDS encoding NUDIX hydrolase, producing the protein MAVQMPPPKGPIAQRKEQLEQRLVTLRGVKTTTKGWGKLAAHADPLYHQIGALCWQPTPAGPQVLLVSATSGRWIIPKGWALPGKSPIDAALAEAWEEAGVKKAKAQPRSIGHYMGTKRTLGGDEVLGAVQVYALRVRKLLDDYPEADRRQRQWFSAAEAAALVDEDGLRDLLIAFAAT; encoded by the coding sequence ATGGCCGTCCAAATGCCGCCGCCCAAAGGCCCCATCGCACAGCGTAAAGAGCAGCTGGAGCAACGCCTTGTAACGCTGCGCGGGGTCAAGACGACAACAAAGGGCTGGGGCAAGCTGGCGGCGCATGCCGACCCGCTTTATCATCAGATCGGCGCATTATGCTGGCAACCCACGCCCGCCGGGCCTCAGGTTCTGCTGGTTTCCGCCACTTCTGGCCGCTGGATCATCCCAAAAGGCTGGGCCTTGCCCGGCAAATCCCCGATTGACGCCGCCCTTGCCGAGGCCTGGGAAGAAGCCGGGGTGAAAAAGGCAAAGGCGCAGCCGCGCTCGATCGGCCATTACATGGGTACGAAACGCACCCTGGGCGGCGACGAGGTTCTGGGCGCGGTGCAGGTCTATGCCCTGCGCGTGCGCAAACTGCTGGACGATTACCCCGAGGCCGACCGCCGCCAGCGCCAATGGTTCAGCGCAGCAGAGGCCGCCGCGCTGGTGGATGAGGACGGGCTGCGCGATTTGCTGATCGCATTCGCGGCCACCTAA
- a CDS encoding exopolysaccharide biosynthesis protein, protein MTASASQTPPDPMNPPPRHGLTAVLRGIAMNGTDERISIRMLLEAMDGRAFGALMLLFALPNVIPTPPGTSAILGVPLVYLTLQMMLGHNPWLPKVIADRSLARKDFVALVMRMNPWLEKAERLTSPRLQFLLNGKMERVIGGICLVLAITLALPIPLGNMLPALAIAIIALGVLERDGLWILGGIITGIISMIVVSGVVYAMFRAAVFVITRTFGL, encoded by the coding sequence ATGACCGCCAGCGCCTCGCAGACCCCTCCCGATCCGATGAACCCGCCGCCGCGCCATGGCCTGACCGCCGTGCTGCGCGGTATTGCCATGAACGGCACGGATGAACGGATTTCGATCCGCATGTTGCTTGAGGCGATGGACGGGCGGGCCTTTGGCGCGCTGATGCTGCTGTTCGCGCTGCCCAACGTTATTCCGACACCGCCCGGCACCTCGGCGATCCTTGGCGTGCCGCTGGTCTATCTGACCTTGCAGATGATGCTGGGACATAACCCCTGGCTGCCCAAAGTGATCGCCGACCGCTCGCTGGCGCGCAAGGATTTCGTCGCGCTGGTCATGCGTATGAACCCTTGGCTGGAAAAGGCCGAACGTCTGACCTCGCCCCGCCTGCAATTCTTGCTCAACGGCAAGATGGAGCGGGTCATCGGCGGCATCTGTCTGGTACTGGCGATCACCCTCGCGCTGCCGATCCCGCTGGGGAATATGCTGCCCGCCCTCGCCATCGCGATTATCGCATTGGGAGTGCTAGAACGCGACGGGCTTTGGATCTTGGGCGGTATCATCACGGGGATCATCTCGATGATCGTGGTCAGCGGCGTCGTCTATGCGATGTTCCGCGCCGCCGTTTTCGTCATTACCCGCACCTTCGGCCTGTAA
- the argF gene encoding ornithine carbamoyltransferase translates to MQHFLDINTTPADQLRGMIDKALAMKQARAGLPKGAGDADQPLADRMVALIFEKPSTRTRVSFDVGVRQMGGQTMVLSGADMQLGHGETIADTARVLSRYVDMIMIRTFEEATLLEMAEYATVPVINGLTNRTHPCQIMADILTYEEHRGPITGKKVVWSGDGNNVFHSFVHAAQKFNFDLTFTGPQPLDPEAGIVAEARAAGANIVIERDPMKAVEGADLVVTDTWVSMHDPASAKERRHNQLRGYQVNDTLMARAKSDALFMHCLPAHREDEVTSSVMDGPHSVIFDEAENRLHAQKAVMRWCLGV, encoded by the coding sequence ATGCAGCATTTCCTGGACATCAACACCACCCCCGCCGATCAGCTGCGCGGTATGATCGACAAGGCGCTTGCGATGAAGCAGGCGCGTGCTGGCCTGCCCAAGGGGGCGGGTGATGCCGATCAGCCGCTGGCCGATCGCATGGTCGCGCTGATCTTTGAAAAGCCCTCGACCCGCACCCGTGTCTCGTTCGATGTGGGCGTGCGCCAGATGGGTGGGCAGACGATGGTGCTGTCGGGCGCCGACATGCAACTGGGCCATGGCGAGACCATCGCCGATACCGCCCGCGTGCTGTCGCGTTATGTCGATATGATCATGATCCGCACATTCGAGGAGGCGACCCTGCTTGAGATGGCGGAATATGCCACCGTGCCAGTGATCAACGGGCTGACGAACCGCACCCATCCGTGCCAGATCATGGCCGATATCCTGACCTATGAGGAACATCGCGGCCCGATCACCGGCAAAAAGGTGGTCTGGTCGGGCGACGGGAACAATGTGTTCCATTCCTTTGTCCATGCGGCGCAAAAGTTCAATTTCGACCTGACGTTCACCGGGCCGCAGCCCCTTGATCCCGAAGCCGGAATCGTCGCCGAGGCGCGCGCGGCTGGCGCGAATATCGTGATCGAGCGTGATCCGATGAAGGCGGTCGAGGGCGCGGATCTGGTTGTGACCGATACATGGGTGTCGATGCATGATCCGGCCTCGGCCAAAGAGCGCCGCCATAACCAGCTACGCGGCTATCAGGTGAATGACACGCTGATGGCGCGGGCGAAATCGGATGCGCTGTTCATGCACTGCCTGCCCGCCCACCGCGAGGATGAGGTGACATCGAGCGTGATGGACGGCCCGCATTCGGTGATCTTTGATGAGGCCGAAAATCGCCTGCATGCGCAAAAGGCGGTCATGCGCTGGTGCCTCGGGGTATAA
- a CDS encoding aspartate aminotransferase family protein: MISPILPTYNRAPLTFERGEGSWLITTDGDRYLDFAAGIAVNVLGHANPVLVEALTAQANKMWHVSNLYHIAEQEALAERLVEHSFADTCFFTNSGTEAAELAVKMVRKFWTTEGQPERFRILTFEGSFHGRSSAAIAAAGSEKMVKGFGPLLPGFTQLPWGDVAAIREHIFADDIAAVMFEPVLGEGGIRPVPDADLKAIRALCDEAGVLLVLDEVQCGIGRTGKLFAYEWAGISPDIMMVGKGIGGGFPLGALLATENAAKGMTAGSHGSTYGGNPLACAVGNAVMDVVATPKFLGEVNRKAGLLRQGLEALVASHPDVFEEVRGAGLMMGLKCKPPAGELVNAGYAANVLTVGAADNVVRLLPALNIPDADIAEGLQRLDAAATALGGK, translated from the coding sequence ATGATCTCGCCTATTTTGCCGACATATAACCGCGCCCCTTTGACCTTCGAACGCGGCGAAGGATCCTGGTTGATCACGACGGATGGTGACCGCTATCTTGATTTCGCGGCGGGGATCGCGGTGAATGTGCTGGGGCACGCAAACCCCGTTCTGGTCGAGGCGCTGACGGCGCAGGCCAATAAAATGTGGCATGTCTCGAACCTCTATCACATCGCCGAGCAAGAGGCTTTGGCCGAGCGGTTGGTCGAGCATAGCTTTGCCGACACATGCTTTTTCACCAATTCGGGTACTGAGGCTGCGGAATTGGCCGTCAAGATGGTGCGCAAGTTCTGGACGACCGAGGGCCAGCCCGAGCGGTTCCGCATCCTGACATTCGAAGGCTCGTTCCACGGACGGTCGTCGGCGGCAATCGCGGCGGCAGGATCGGAAAAGATGGTCAAGGGCTTTGGCCCGCTGCTGCCGGGCTTTACGCAGTTGCCTTGGGGCGATGTCGCGGCGATCCGCGAACATATTTTCGCGGATGATATCGCCGCCGTGATGTTCGAGCCGGTGCTGGGCGAGGGCGGTATTCGTCCCGTGCCCGACGCCGATCTGAAGGCGATCCGCGCGCTGTGCGATGAGGCAGGCGTGCTGCTGGTGCTGGACGAGGTGCAATGCGGGATCGGCCGGACCGGCAAGCTGTTTGCCTATGAATGGGCGGGGATTTCGCCCGATATCATGATGGTCGGCAAGGGCATTGGCGGTGGTTTCCCGCTGGGCGCGCTGCTGGCCACGGAAAACGCGGCCAAGGGGATGACGGCAGGCTCGCACGGGTCGACCTATGGCGGCAACCCGCTGGCCTGCGCGGTCGGCAATGCGGTGATGGATGTGGTTGCAACGCCGAAATTCCTGGGCGAGGTGAACCGCAAGGCGGGCCTTCTGCGGCAGGGCCTCGAGGCGCTGGTCGCCTCGCATCCCGATGTATTCGAGGAAGTGCGCGGCGCGGGTCTGATGATGGGGCTGAAATGCAAGCCGCCGGCGGGCGAGCTGGTCAACGCCGGCTATGCCGCCAATGTGCTGACCGTGGGCGCCGCCGATAATGTCGTGCGTCTGCTGCCTGCGCTGAACATCCCCGATGCGGATATTGCCGAGGGGCTGCAGCGTCTGGATGCGGCGGCAACGGCGCTGGGAGGCAAATGA
- a CDS encoding MetQ/NlpA family ABC transporter substrate-binding protein, producing MPIIRAKEKLLSVALIGAMGLAAMPAQALTIGVIPGMIADSIEAAAEVARAEGLAVEVVEFLDWTTPNVALSAGDLDANYFQHVPFLQDVNAATGFDLQVVDIGVLSRLGLYSNRFDSIDAIPEGAQVGLASDPTNQGRGLRLLAEAGLITLSKDTYDVTPDDVVENPRALRFVEVDGPQLIRSMDDLDVVQAYPSLLVNAGLADKANQPLILSAPDEDQFAIHFVARAENSADAELLRFIEIFQTAPEVRAAIDAAYVGYRDLYVLSWEEGAE from the coding sequence ATGCCCATTATCCGCGCAAAAGAAAAACTGTTATCCGTCGCATTGATCGGCGCCATGGGGCTGGCGGCGATGCCCGCACAGGCGCTGACCATCGGCGTCATTCCCGGCATGATCGCCGATTCCATTGAGGCCGCCGCCGAGGTCGCCCGCGCCGAGGGTCTCGCGGTCGAGGTGGTCGAGTTCCTGGATTGGACGACCCCCAATGTGGCGCTGTCGGCGGGGGACCTTGATGCGAATTACTTTCAGCACGTGCCGTTCTTGCAGGATGTGAATGCCGCAACGGGCTTTGATCTGCAGGTGGTGGATATCGGCGTGCTGTCGCGGCTTGGCCTTTATTCCAACCGTTTCGACAGTATCGACGCGATCCCCGAGGGCGCGCAGGTTGGCCTTGCAAGCGACCCCACGAACCAAGGGCGCGGCCTGCGCCTGCTGGCCGAGGCGGGGCTGATCACGCTGTCGAAAGACACCTATGATGTGACGCCCGATGATGTGGTGGAAAACCCGCGCGCCCTGCGTTTTGTCGAGGTGGACGGCCCGCAATTGATCCGGTCGATGGATGATCTGGATGTGGTGCAGGCCTATCCCTCGCTGCTGGTGAATGCGGGCCTTGCCGATAAGGCGAACCAGCCGCTGATCCTGTCGGCCCCGGACGAGGATCAATTCGCGATCCATTTCGTCGCGCGCGCGGAAAACAGCGCGGATGCCGAGCTGCTGCGCTTTATCGAGATTTTCCAAACCGCCCCCGAAGTGCGCGCAGCGATCGACGCGGCTTATGTCGGCTATCGCGATCTTTATGTGCTGTCGTGGGAAGAGGGCGCTGAGTAA